DNA from Leptospira mayottensis 200901116:
TCCCGGAGTGCCGATGATTGTTCTTAGATCTCCCGAAGCCATTGTGGCAATCGAAACCAAACGTAAAAATTTTAGGGGAGCTAAAGATTCTTTTGAATTCGAGACGATCAAAAAAGAGGAGATCTCAGTTAAGGAAAGTATTCTTTCCCAACTATCACTTTTTCAAAACAAACTCAAGGATATACTTTGATCTATTACGCCGAAGTTGCGTTTGATCTTCCGGTCGAAGAAGATACTTTTACCTACGAAGTTCCGCCGAATACCCAAGTAGGGGTCCGCGTTTTAGCAAAACTTAGAAACAGAGAAGAAGAAGGAATTATCATATCGATTCATCAAAACGAACCGAATTATAAGGTTTTACCGGTGGATAAAATTATAGATAAAACTCCGATTGTCCTTAGAGAACAAATCGACCTTGCATATTGGATGAAGGATCAATACATCGCTTCTCTTGGAGAGTGTATCTACAAGATGATTCCCGCGGGAAGAAGACAGGTTAAACTTGAAGCGTTTCCATCGGATTCGGAAGGCAAACCTGTAAAGTTAAACGAAGAACAAGAAGTCGCTTATCAAAATATCCTTTCCACCTTCGGTCGAACTGCGGTTCATCTTCTATTCGGGATAACAGGTTCCGGTAAAACCGAAATTTATATACACCTCATTCAAAAGGCCCTTGAAACTCCGAATCGTTCCGTAATTCTACTCGTGCCTGAAATCAGTTTAACGTTTCATATTATTCGAAAGTTGGAGCTTATCTTCCCGGGACATCTGGCTGTGCTTCATTCCGCACTTAAGATCTCCGAGAAGTTCAAGGCATACAACGAACTTTTAAGCGGTAAAAAAAGAGTCGCGGTCGGAACGAGAAGCGCAGTCTTTGCTCCGGTTTCAAACCTGGGTCTTGTCATCATCGACGAGGATCATGATTCTTCCTTTAAGGAACATTCGAGTCCCCGTTATCACGCGCGCCAAGTGGCGATGCAGAGATGCAAAACCAACAATGCCGTTCTCGTCATGGGCACCGCCACGCCTTCGTTGGAAATTTATCATTTAGCGAAAGAAGGGAAGATTCATCTTCATACCCTTACGAAAAGACCGGAAGGAGTCGTCCCTCCCACGGTGCGTATCGTGGAAAATCAAAAAGAGTCTAACGTTATTAGCTCCGATCTTTCCTTTGAGATCAAACGAAGACTGGATAAAAAAGAACAGGTAATTCTTCTCTTGAACAGAAGGGGGTATAGTCCTTTAATCCACTCTGCTTCAACTTCTTCCTACGTTCCTTGTCCGAATTGTACAACAAATCTTTGTTATCATAAAAAAGGGACTGCGATCTGTCACCTTTGCGGCCATACCGAAAATCTAGATTCCTTAGAAAAAAGGATGGGAGAGCGATTTACTCTGAAAGGAACCGGAACCCAAAAATTGGAAGAGAATCTTTTAAAAGCGTTTCCCCAAGCGAAAGTGGAACGTTTGGATCAGGATTCTATCCAAGACCGGAGTTTGTTAAACGAAGTGATTTCCCGATTGCTTGAAGGAAAAATCGACATTCTTACCGGGACGCAGATGATTGCAAAAGGACTCGACGCTTCGCAAGTGACTCTGGTAGGGGTTTTAAACGCCGGAATCGGCCTTGGGCTTCCGGACTTTAGGGCCAACGAAAGGGTTTTTTCCCTTTTGACTCAGGTCGCTGGAAGGGCGGGGCGTTCTAAACTTAAGGGAGAAGTGATGATTGAAACTAACGTTCCCAATCACCCTGTGATTCGGATGGCGACAAGTCAAAATTACATTCAATTTTATGAATCTGAAATACCGGTAAGAAAAGAACTTTTTTATCCTCCGTTTTCTAGGCTTGTTCGTATCGTTTCCAGATCCAAAGACGAACGTATTTCCCTGGAAACGATCGAACTCGTATTCGGGGTTCTCAAAAAATTTTTTCCTTCTAAAGATACGGTTTTGCTCGGCCACGCGCCTTGTCCTTTTTATAGAATCGATTCCAACTTCAGGAACCATATCATTCTCAAAACTACTTCTCCGAGCGATTGGAGGGAAATTTTAAAAAAAGAAGTTCGTCCTCTGAAACTTTCAAAAAAAGTGCATTTAGAAATCGACTTCGATCCTTTGGATTTGGTGTAACATGAAACTTGGATACTTTGGAACTCCGGAACATTCCGCAAAACTTTTACAGGCGTTGATCGATTCCAAACTTGCTGAAGTATTGTTTGTCGTCACCAATCCAGATCGTCCTAAGGGAAGGAGTAAAATTCCTGAAGCCGGCCCGGTAAAAAAAACCGCGCTCAAGCACCATATTCCAGTATTTCAATACGAATCGATCAAAAAGGAAAAAGAAAAAGCGATCGCTGATTTCGGTTCCTTTCCCGCAGATCTTTATGTGGTCTTTGCCTACGGTTCCATTCTTCCCAAAGAGGTGTACGAGCACCCTCCTTTGTTTTCTATTAACTTACACGGATCTTTGTTGCCGGACCTACGTGGAGCTTCTCCCGTTCAAACTGCACTTTGGAAAGGTTACAGCACATCCGGGATTACGATTCAATACATCGGGGAAAAAATGGACGAGGGAGATATTCTTTTGTCTCAGGAAATCGGCATTGTCCCAGAAGATAATACGGGAACCTTGATGGATAAAATCACAGACGCAGGGATCGAATCGATTCTTCAGTTATTGAAGACCTACGAAGGAAAGCCGTTTCCTGCTATTCCTCAAGATCACACTAAAGCAACGTATTGCGGAAAAATCAAATCGGAAGATAGAATTTTAGATTGGTCCTTGAAAGCGGAAGAACTGCACAATCGAATCCGAGCCTTATATCCGGATGCAATCGCAACAACTCTGTTTCGCGAAAAAAGAATAGGCATTTTGAAAACAAGACTTTCTTCCTTGCCTGTCGAATCGAATCCGGAGCCAGGCAAATTGAAACGGTTGGACAAAAAAGGCCTTCTTACGCAGTGTGGTGATGGTAGATTTCTGGAAATTCTGGAATTACAACCGGAAAATAAAAACAGGATGTCTGCATCCGATTTTCTCAACGGTTTCAGAATCCAGGAAGGGGAAACATTCGGGTGAATCAGGAACAAATCAAAGAAAAGTATCTTCCGATCGGAGGTTACATCTTATTCTTAGCGGTCGGTCTCCTTTTATTTTTTAGCGCGGCTTTTCTAATCGTATTTATAAGAACTAAAAATACAGCCAAGATAATCGTTCCGGATTTGATTGGAAAATCCTATCCTGAAGTTCACAACGAATTAGGCCGTCTTCAATTGAAAGTGCG
Protein-coding regions in this window:
- the priA gene encoding replication restart helicase PriA; this encodes MIYYAEVAFDLPVEEDTFTYEVPPNTQVGVRVLAKLRNREEEGIIISIHQNEPNYKVLPVDKIIDKTPIVLREQIDLAYWMKDQYIASLGECIYKMIPAGRRQVKLEAFPSDSEGKPVKLNEEQEVAYQNILSTFGRTAVHLLFGITGSGKTEIYIHLIQKALETPNRSVILLVPEISLTFHIIRKLELIFPGHLAVLHSALKISEKFKAYNELLSGKKRVAVGTRSAVFAPVSNLGLVIIDEDHDSSFKEHSSPRYHARQVAMQRCKTNNAVLVMGTATPSLEIYHLAKEGKIHLHTLTKRPEGVVPPTVRIVENQKESNVISSDLSFEIKRRLDKKEQVILLLNRRGYSPLIHSASTSSYVPCPNCTTNLCYHKKGTAICHLCGHTENLDSLEKRMGERFTLKGTGTQKLEENLLKAFPQAKVERLDQDSIQDRSLLNEVISRLLEGKIDILTGTQMIAKGLDASQVTLVGVLNAGIGLGLPDFRANERVFSLLTQVAGRAGRSKLKGEVMIETNVPNHPVIRMATSQNYIQFYESEIPVRKELFYPPFSRLVRIVSRSKDERISLETIELVFGVLKKFFPSKDTVLLGHAPCPFYRIDSNFRNHIILKTTSPSDWREILKKEVRPLKLSKKVHLEIDFDPLDLV
- the fmt gene encoding methionyl-tRNA formyltransferase, which codes for MKLGYFGTPEHSAKLLQALIDSKLAEVLFVVTNPDRPKGRSKIPEAGPVKKTALKHHIPVFQYESIKKEKEKAIADFGSFPADLYVVFAYGSILPKEVYEHPPLFSINLHGSLLPDLRGASPVQTALWKGYSTSGITIQYIGEKMDEGDILLSQEIGIVPEDNTGTLMDKITDAGIESILQLLKTYEGKPFPAIPQDHTKATYCGKIKSEDRILDWSLKAEELHNRIRALYPDAIATTLFREKRIGILKTRLSSLPVESNPEPGKLKRLDKKGLLTQCGDGRFLEILELQPENKNRMSASDFLNGFRIQEGETFG